The Vigna angularis cultivar LongXiaoDou No.4 chromosome 9, ASM1680809v1, whole genome shotgun sequence DNA window AAGTAATATTTATGTACACGCGTTAACATTAATCTAACCAAAATTAACAGagtgaatatttttaaaagagattgtaatattaaattgaaaaaaaataataagaaaccaaaattaaatctAACAGATTAGAAGAGAGTAAAAATCACTCGTTAAACTTTCTTAAGCATAAAGTGTAAGATAAGTTAAATTATTAACCCTTGATCTTTGAAAACGGTGCTGGGAATTGGGGATAGGAGCTGAATccagaagaagaaagagagactTGAGAGAATATGATCCTTGCGGTGCTCTTTGCCAACGCTGAGGGCAATATCCTCATCGAACGGTACTTTCAGATCCATCTTTTCTTCCCATTCCTAATTCTTATTTTCTCAGTTATACCTCAACTTCTCCGATTCGCTTCAATGTTCTCATTATGCATCTAAATTTTAGATTTTGTGGATCGAATCCTGCTATTTAGATTGGATCTCAAATGGGTTTGGCATGGATTTTGATGGGATAGAGTAGTAGTTGATATAGTGATTTTCTCATAACCCCTTTGTTGATACATATTGTCTGGTCATGCCTACATAAAATACATAATGATTTTCAATATTGCAGTTTCCATGGAGTACCTGCTGAGGAGCGCCTACACTGGCGTTCTTTCTTAGTCAAACTAGGAGCTGATAATCTTAAGGGTGTCAAAAACGAAGAGCTCCTAGTTGCTTGCCACAAGTCAGTATAGCATGCTTTTCGCTTATATTATACTTTGAATTTCATGTATCTGTGTGTGCTTATATCAATTGCCTCGTCAAGATCAGAAAGATTACaaactaaataattttagttGCTAGAAAGAATGGGCCTATTATTTGGCAAAAACAGTACTTTCAGATGGTGTAGTTGGTAGAAGAAATATCAGAAATGAGTTGTATTTGTATAACTGTACAAGTGTTCTGCATGACTAAAACACGCATGCATACTTGGTCAATGATGTTTAACAGCTTTTGAGAACTTGAATCATCATTTAACCCAATCTGAAGTTTGACTTGAAACAAGATTATCTTTAACCACCAACTCTATTgcattcatattatttttttgtggaAAATTGCTTCTTATTCTTTTGTGATTCTATATGGTAATTGTACATTTTTCCTTGCTTCAGGTCAGTTTATATAGTATACACGGTGCTTGGGGATGTCAGCATCTATGTTGTGGGAAAGGATGAATATGACGAACTTGCCTGTATGTATTCATGGACTCTACATTTTATACTTGTTGGTTGTAATATAAAATCATGGAAATTATTCATTCTCCAGCTCTCTGGCAGATGATAGGCTCACTTGTTTTATATTGCAGTGCTGGCTGAGAAGGGTATAATTGAAAAATGTGAACAGAGTTACTAAATGTTTTTTGTCTTGAGTCTTGATGCAAATATACTTAACCGTTTACACTACTAGAGACTGAGCTTCTTCATTTAGGTTGCTACTAGTAAGCAGGATGCACCTAGACAAATGTGCATAGGATGATAAGATATAATAAACTATTTGCAATCAAAAAGTGATTGAGTTAAGAGTTCAGTAATAGAAAGAAGAGTAAGAACAATAAGAGTTGTGGAGACAAAGAATCAGATCGTTTAGATGTCATTTTTGAAAGCTGGATTTCAATTATACATTTTTCTATAAAACCTAATAGACATCCAGATACGAAGAAATTGTAGTTTTTGGGGACAAAGAGTAAAGATGAAAACTCCGCCTTCACTTTCTTATTTTGATAATGCAAATAATAACTATTGCTGATAGACATTCCTTTTCTAGAATATTTGCTGGTAAAACTAGCGATCACTTTAACTGCCTATAAGGGACACATCTTGGATTCTACGTTTAGTGAATGGTTTTGGTTTGCTTACCAAGGAAATGATTAATGTCATGATGACATTTGCCTTTTTAGCGTTATGCATTATTTCACTGGAGCTGGAAATGTAAATTTGAAGAGCCGTGGAATACTTTTCAAGTTACATATCTGCTTCTATTTACCTTTTTTTCTGTCCAGTGTCAGAAGTGATATTCGTCATAACCTCTGCTGTGAAGGATGTATGTGGGAAGCCCCCAAGTGAGCGCCTCTTCCTTGACAAGTATGGACGAATTTGCCTTTGTTTGGATGAAATTGTATGGAAGGTAAGGAGGCTTGCAGAACAGTTTCAGACTTTCAGTTGTACAAAATAATCAAACCAGAGCATCTGATTTTTTGTCAGTTTACTCTATCTGCTTGTCTTTGGAACTCATTTATCAAGGAATTCCATCTGATATATGTAATCATAGGCATTACTCATCTACTTATTATCTGTGTGATGTAGTCTTCTGTTTTACATTAGGCCCACTAGTTAGATATTATCCTCTGCAATGCATGTGATGGATGCCCTGATAAAACTTTGTTCCATTGTTTCACAGAGCAATTTTCTACttgatgtttttttattgacaaTTTTCTGTGTTATGTTTTCAAGGGATATTTGGAAAATACAGAAAAGGATAGAATCAAAAGACTGATAAGGTTAAAGCCTCCAACAGAGTTTTGAATGAGAAATCCAGAGGTAGTCATACTTCAATGACTGGCCTGATTCCTGTTCAATGTAGCATCTTGTAAATGCATATGGGCAAGCAACCAGAGACTGTGCTGGATATCTTCGCTTTGCAACGACTATATTAAAATTCTTGTGTTAAAATCTTCTCAATTTTTAGCACtgaaatttttaacatttcCAAATTCTCTGCCTTCTATAATTTGCTTTCTGTGTGGCACATGATTCCATTTTATGGAATGAGGGATTTTCATGTTGGCTAAAGTAGTTGCATTTCATTATACCATTTCATAAACACGAGGAATACAACATTTTTTAACTCGTTCTTGTAGCTTGTTTGGTCTGTGAACTAATTTGTGAACAGAGAAGTTGAAGGTAACGCTAATCCAACTCCTCCTTTCCTTCTACGTTTTAGCTTTGAAATGTGTAAAAAATGAGATGATTTGAAGTTAAATAGAGCATAAATATTGCTTTTGCTACTTCAAAGTAGCTTGTGAAAATAATCTAGTTTAAAAGTTGTTTATTATCTCAAATagtttaatgttattatatgTTTCATCAACTAGCTTATTAagtaattttatcaaatattataaatcatttAGTTATCATGTAATTTCTCATCATTTCCCTTTACAAGATGCAAACAAGTCTTTTGTGTCCCAAAATATAGTCCgaatgttttgaaatatattttcgattgtataataaaaaaaattctaattactcaatgtattttaaaattttcatatggaTAAAATGATTAATTCATCATATTTGTGAAGATGCGGGAAGAAATCATGAGGTGCAGAAAGTAATGGCCTTCTAAGATTTCTTGTAGGCCTTTCGGCCTATATTTctcataaaaatttcaaaattatgtcTTGGTgacaattaaaaaatcattaaatatctTATTTGAACAGaattattaaagtattttaaaaaggaaaacatGATCTAATTACTGCATTTTTTGCTATCTCAGTTATTCTGTATAAATCACGAACTCATAAAATTAGAGTAAATGCTTATTCTATAAATAGAATGTATGAATATCATTTAACatgaacttaaaaaaaaataagagcaaattttttcataaaaataataaataaatgacaaaCTTGAttcttaaatgttttattttggtatctaaatatgtaaatatcctattgttaaatttaaaaaaccacTTTTTCAATTTGATCATAAATAAGAGATTAAATCAcgaattcaaatttataaatgattcacaaataatattttacactGTTTTagcataaaattaatatttatcaattttggaaaaaaatggttttgttTTCCAGAATTAACCTTTCTTTCCTAGAGTAGTATTGTTAAGGTTGGTGGTGGGACAGATGAAAGCTTGAATGGGAAGGGCTTTTCGGACTATTCCACGGTAGCACACGCTATATCTTCTCGTCCCTGCTCAACTCGCTGTTACTCTTCCTAAAACCCAGAACCAGATCTAGGGTTTATTTTCAATCTCATCCTCAACAACTATTTCCGTTGCGTCTTCGAAGGTCAGCTTCTAtcaactctctctctctaactTATTGAATTAGACTTTCTTTATCCCAATCTTTCAAACTGAATCCGATAATGTAACCCTAACGAACGGAATCAGGATGGGAGAATTGAAGGACACCGAGGCTTACGAGGAAGAGCTCCTTGATTACGAAGAAGAAGACGAGAAAGCTCCCGATTCTGCCAAGCCTGCGGAATCCGGCAAGAAGTTAGTCTCCCTCCTCTTTCTCTTGTCCACTTTCTTGTATTGTGTGTTTCATTTTGAAACTGAGAATTTGtcattttctctgttttttttttttggttgttGCGCGATTGAAAGTAGCTATGTTGGTTCTTATTTGCTTCAACTAGTATCAATTCGTACTACCTTAGGGAGTGTGaatgtaaatttaattatttatttattttattttaaaagtaatttgttTGCTGGTGTTGGCTAGCGAACAAGACATTGTTTGTACATGCATATAGTGTAATGAGTAGAGACAGTTGCCTAATCCTGTGTTGTAGCGTAAATTGTATAGatattgaaaaagtaaaattaggatAGGTAATAAGCTTCAATTTACACTCACAATCCTACTTTGAAGCTTTGTTAGGGTTTTTTGACATATTGATGCATTGTTttcattagtaaaaaaattacttgCTTAGGGTTTCAAGCTAAAATTCGATGTTGCAGCTCCtgattttatgtatatattgtttCTGTGATGCAGGGGCTATGTTGGCATCCATAGTTCGGGTTTTCGAGACTTTTTGTTGAAGCCAGAGCTTCTGCGAGCCATTGTAGATTCAGGATTTGAGCATCCTTCAGAAGGCAAGATttgacattaaatgtttttgCTTGAAGTTAATATATGAGGATATCGTGCAATTTCTTCTACTAAATTTTCATGATGGCTTggattaatttgtaattttctttctgGTAATGGTGTTTGACTTGCTTATCTGTGCTCTTTAGCGATTTCATTTCCATTAGCCAATGCTATTGATCATAATGTTATGTATTTTCTGTTGCATTTTCAGTAAAATTTACATTGTGTTGAATTCAGTTGGCTAATATTTCAATAGTTTCTTAAGGATATACTTTGTACTAAGAGGGGGTCAATTGGTCATTGTATTGTATGTTTGAGAGGGAATGCTTgaggatatatattttttccccTTTGAAACCTTTTATTGTTCAGGAAGTTACCAAACAAGCTTTATCGgcattaaataatataatatggaCTCactagttattattttatatttcctcTGCTAAAATCTTTCTTGCTGGATTTCATCTTTTGTATGTTTATTGGTTTCCttaaattattgtaatttttcttattctctaatctattttcttttcattgacCAGGTAATCACTACTAGCATATTATTGGTCACGAAAATTGGTTGGTAAACCTTTACATTAAAAGGATCTGGCAGATCATATATACTTACTGAGGATTCGTCCACTACAAttttgtttgcttcttcattagTGCAACATGAATGCATCCCTCAAGCAATCTTAGGAATGGATGTCATTTGTCAAGCAAAATCTGGGATGGGAAAGACTGCTGTCTTTGTTCTTTCTACACTTCAGCAAGTTGATCCTGTTCCTGGTCAAGTTGCAGCTCTAGTTCTTTGCCACACAAGAGAACTGGCTTATCAGGTATGTCTGTGTTCATGTGGATGTAATGTATCTGAGCTGCTAGAGCAATTTGTTTTCTACTCTTCTGTTTGTATACATAAATGTGTTTATTGTATTACCGAAAATTGATTAACACATGCATGTTTATATACTTAATAAAGCTTCATCTGTTCAGATTTGCCATGAATTTGAGAGATTCAGCACATATCTTCCTGATATAAAGGCTGCTGTTTTCTATGGTGGCGTCAATATCAAGGTTCACAAAGAATTGCTCAAGAATGAATGTCCTCATATTGTTGTTGGCACACCTGGGAGGATTCTTGCTCTGGCTAGAGATAAGGACCTTGGTTTAAAGAACGTGAGGCATTTCATACTTGATGAGTGCGACAAGATGCTTGAATCACTTGGTCTGTTTCTTCCCCTgtaaatttgtgtttttgggtATGCTTTGGCAATCTGTGATatcatgtttttcttatttcttctgTTTTACCTTCACAGATATGAGAAGAGACGTCCAGGAGATTTTCAAATTGACTCCTCATGATAAACAAGTGATGATGTTTTCAGCTACACTTAGTAAAGAGATTCGACCTGTTTGCAAGAAATTTATGCAAGATGTAATGTTCTTGTTTTTGGTGATTTAATTTACCTTATATGGTAGATGGTATAATAGTTCcttctcatttatttttgtGTACCACTTATGCTCTTTTCTCAGAAATTTCATGaagattattatattataaagcaTTTTTGTTagtatatgttttattttgtattttgaatgtTTATTCTTGTTTAAATGTAATTGCAATCTATTTTATAAGTAAATGAAAATAACTAAACTCCATCTATTTGTTTTCTATGATGACTAATAtcaacatattttcttttcagcCTATGGAAATCTATGTGGATGATGAGGCCAAGTTGACGCTTCATGGTCTTGTCCAGGTATGTTTTATTAACGTTTCTCTCTCTCCTCTTggtaattgattttttttagtgaaattcTGTTTGCTAGCTTAATTCTACTCATTTGTAACCTTTTTCAGCACTACATCAAATTGCAAGAGTCAGAGAAGAACAGGAAGTTGAATGATCTTCTTGATGCTCTGGACTTCAACCAAGTAGTTATTTTTGTCAAGAGTGTTAGCAGAGCAGCAGAGTTGAACAAGTTGCTTGTGGAATGTAACTTCCCATCCATCTGCATACATTCTGCAATGTCACAGGAAGAGAGGTATATACAACTTATTTTGTAATTGGTGGCATGTGCAGTCTTTTAATTCAGTTTTAATGCTTTAAGCTGACTTTTCATTTGCTTAGACTTTTTAGCTTTTAGATTCTTAAGGTCTGTGTCTCAGAAGCTTCAATTCAAAGTATGGTACACTGATTGATTGGGCGTTTCAACTCCCTTCGTTTGCATAGATGTGAACTTTTATGCATAATTGCAGCCTTATTTTTGGTTTTAACACATTTACCCATTTCAGATTGAAACGATACAAAGGCTTCAAGGAAGGGAAGCAAAGGATTCTCGTGGCAACTGACTTAGTAGGGAGGGGGATTGACATAGAACGTGttaatatagttattaattATGACATGCCTGATTCTGCGGATACTTACTTGCACAGGGTAATTTCTGGATCCATTAGATTTATTTCTTTATGCACCCTTTAGTAAAAGAGGAAAGAAATAGAGAGAATAAAACAGAAGGGAAATAGGTgagaaaaagagtagaaatGAGATTTGTTTGGTTGAAGAAGAATGGAGataaatgatgataaaaaattgtTGTGGCagttgtttattattattattatcatcattattttatattatatataaaaagatttaaaaaaatttgacctcataattgattatgtggCATTGTGTATGGTgttttaacctttaaaacacCTATAAGACAGTATAATTATGCTGTTTCCTACACTCACGTTCCATGTTTTCACTATAAAACACCTCTTGTattcattgtttttctttctcttcttccagcCCAACCACTCCAGCCCCCTACTTCCTTTCCTCTCTACACCTCACCTCTTTCACCTCATCCTAAGCTACTgctaattttcttcttcttgcgTGTGGTTGTGGTATGCTTGTGATttacctctctctctctctgtttcCTCAATCACTTAATactttaatttatgaatttataggTAGGAAGAGCAGGTAGATTTGGCACGAAGGGGCTTGCTATTACTTTTGTTTCCTCCACTGCCGACTCTGAAGTTCTTAATCAGGTCTAGGCCCCTCTTTCATGGAGATGTATTAACGTTTCTTTTGCACTCTGACATTAAGAAATAGAAGGAATCAACGAATCTTTTCTCCATACGGTGCTTTCTATTAACAAAATCTGAATGCTGATTTCAGGTGCAATCTAGGTTTGAAGTTGATATTAAGGAGCTTCCTGAACAAATTGACACTTCGACATACAGTAAGACTGTTCTCCTATTACCCTACTTGTTAATGACTTGAACTTATGTATGATGATTGCATGTGGATAGTAAATACACTGTTGAATAATTCAAATGAGATGAAATGTTTTGTCTCATGTTATTACGTTAGTAAAAAAActgacttatttttgttttctgcaGTGCCAAATTGATGACGTTTTGGACAATAGGGGAGGTGAAATTCGAAAGAGCTTTGCCCATATTGAGGGATGGATTAGGTGGCATCTCATAAATTTGAGTGCTTTGACACAATATTTAACGAAAaatgttatattgttttaagTTTGAAGATTGGTAGATTTGAATGACTCCATTTGAGACCCAGCATTTGTATTTGTAGAAATTCATCGTAGTCATTGTAGCCTATAAATGTGTTAATCATCGATTTGTTGAAACATTAGCGGCAGTACCGTTAAATCATCCATCAGTACTGTCAGTTGGTTCATGTAATCAATGCGCGAAGCATAACTGTTCTGATGGTGTTGATATCTGGATGCAAGATTTAGTTgcaaagaaattattattttattttaatgttcttAACATGAATTGCTTAATCATAAAGGAGTTTTGTCATggtaaattgattaaattaaaaaaaaggtgtTGATTGTTTTGCTTTCCttgtgagagaaaaatatacGGCTCAAAAACTTGAGCCAAGATATCGATATCTTTTTAAACTTTCAACGTAACAGAAGCAAGGAAATATACGGCTCAAAAATCTTTTACCGAAACATGATGTTTCTAATTGTGTAATTGTTTCACTCGTGACAATGCATGAAAAGTAGTCAGATACATAACTAATTAGTTTAAAAAGCAAACTGACAGGAGTTTAGAGGGAAATGCAGGCGTTATTTAGATCCAAATTTACAATAGGAGATCTGCGTTGTTCCAAGTTATTTGCAGAATAACGTAAGCCGAATTGACTCAACTCACTTATATTTCATCAATTCAATTAATAAAGTGAAAaactatatcaaaataaaaatcataatgaAACTGAGAAAGGCTAATTGTATTCTCAATTCACAATACTAAAATTacacaacataaaaaataaaaattctaaaataatgtttttggaTTGATCCAATTGGATTCTAAGGTGTGCCTCCGTGaaaagtgaagcaaaagagaGATCCAAAATCAGAACTTGAATTCGCAAAAACACTCGGGCAGAGCAGAGCCTCTTCCCATAGCAAAATCATCTCTGTGAACCTTCCACAGTGCTGCCATCAACTCCTTTCCCCTAAGACCCTTTGAGGTTAATTCTGCAAAACCTCTTCTGCTCAAAAATAGAGTCTTGTACAAACCTTTGAAAGCTCTCATTGCTGCAACCATCTTGTCCATGTTCCCAAAATATGTAGCCACGTAAGAATCACTGTTTATGGATATATAATAATCCAAAGCAGCTTTTGTATTGCCATGCATGTTTGTGAAGTCTTCCCTACTAAGAAGACTTGACTTAGTAAATATGTTGCCATAGGTTTCTGTCAATCCTTCAATTTCCATCAAACCATCTCCAGCTGCTAGGTATATATTTGTAGTTGGTGGGATGGAAAGAGATTCAAGTACTAAAGCTGTCTCGTTAGGTGTAAGTGGACATTTTCCACGTAGTCTCCAAATGCGAGTTAAGTCTCCAGTCCATGGTTTTCTGTCCACTTGGGCTTCCTCTATGGCTTTCATGGAAGCAGGAGAAAGACCCCTGTACTCGCACTGGCTGTATGCAACCATATCAGGCTCAAAACGAAGATGAAGAGACAAAAATGGTTTAGGTATTGCATCTAGAAGCTCAGAGGCTTTCGTTTCCAAGGCTCTCGAAAGACGCAAtgctttgtaacaagcttgacACAGAGCAGATTTTGCATACAAAGGGTATCTGCAAGggaagaacaaaaacaaagaacaatCAAACTTGGTTACAATACTACTATGAAAGAAAAGGGAGATGGGACACATGATCTTATTTATCGATAGCAGCCCCCGTTTTCTACAGAATTTAATCTATAATGGatgttgaataaaataattctacTTTGTTCAATGAAGTTGCTTGCATAGTCATTGGTAACATGAGACAAATATTACAACTCAATTTAAATATTCACATATATTAAGCAAACCAACCCTTTTGACAAACtcataaaaattacatattatgGTGTTGAAAATCAGTGGATGTTAGGAtggatacaaacaaagtctcacgTTGGATAAAACAAGAAATAGACATGAGTTTATATGTACATATAAGATACCTCGCTTGGTAAGAGACCTTTTAAAATGCTATCAAAAAGCAAATCTGTGAGAACTTGGCCCAAAACGAACAATATCTTACCAATGTGGAGATATATGTGTGTCTTGAACCTCCTTACAGAGATAACTTAAGAATAAGTTCACTTATAAAGTAGTGCTAAATTGCCAAGAATTTACCAATTGTAACCATTTCATAATAAAGTGAAATCCCCCTTACAGGgaatggaaacaaaagaaaaaaagaatatccCAGGTCCTGATATTTTATTAGCAATCAATTTCTGGTTTATAGAACTAAAGACGAGTGAGTGAGGTTGTTGATGGAAGTGAGAGACATGATCATACCTGTCCCTTCTTTGGGACATTGCTGGTGTGATTGAAATGTACTTGTGTTCTAACAAAGATGGAAGAACACTTTCAACGTAATCAAATTGCCCTTTCCGTTTGCTACAGTCCACATGAACAGGTTCTTTAGATGCAACCTCTGGTGGTAACTCTTTCACAACTTTGACAAAGCCATTCATATGCTGTATGAAGTAGTCTACATCATATACATCAGCAAAACCACTGTAATGGAACCAAGTATTCAGATCGATAACATAGATAAGGAGATAAGATAACACAATTTACTACTCAACCAATGAACACAATTTTGAGTAAAGATTTGCGAGGTATTCCAGAGAAATGGAAAGGTAAATTGCCTTGTTTCATTCCAATATGACGCCACTTCAAACTTTGGCAAGACGAGAGTTGCATTTAATAAACGAGCAATGCCCACACCATCACAGAACTGTAACCCATGTAGATTTCATCTCAACTTAAGAAAGCAGAAAAAGCATATTGAAGATATTCTAAGGATCTGGGGTAGAAATTCAAAAGATTTTTCTTAAAGTACTCACATCTCTTCGCATCTGATTGAGACCCCCATAGCAATCCACTCTGATATATCCGTTGGTTTCTAGTGGTAGAGCTGCACCATTTcaagaataaacaaaaaaacgAAAGCAATTGTCTGCAATGAAAGCCAATTAAGGTtgattcagaaaataaaaagcCAATCTGCAACCCTCACCCACCCTCAACAATGAACCCTATCCGTTGCAAATCCAAGTCCAAATAACATCGAAAAGCCAATCCTATGCCCTAACTTCCAATCAACAAACACAGAAGTAGATCTACTCTCTGCAACTTCCGGAATTTCAATTGCTATCGACAGTTCTAGCTATTCCTATACTGAATACAAAATGAATCCAGTAATCACAAAAGTTCAttcaatataacaaatttttaaccTTCCAAAGCTGAAATGTAGTAGAAACAAACACCAATCGATTCAAGCAAAAAGTACCTGCTAGATGTCCTTGTAGCCACCAATCGCAAGGTCTCCATTCCACGAGTCTCCGAACATTCCATATATCCACCACCTCCCCA harbors:
- the LOC108320691 gene encoding O-fucosyltransferase 13 isoform X3, whose amino-acid sequence is MECSETRGMETLRLVATRTSSRQLLSFFCLFLKWCSSTTRNQRIYQSGLLWGSQSDAKRYYFIQHMNGFVKVVKELPPEVASKEPVHVDCSKRKGQFDYVESVLPSLLEHKYISITPAMSQRRDRYPLYAKSALCQACYKALRLSRALETKASELLDAIPKPFLSLHLRFEPDMVAYSQCEYRGLSPASMKAIEEAQVDRKPWTGDLTRIWRLRGKCPLTPNETALVLESLSIPPTTNIYLAAGDGLMEIEGLTETYGNIFTKSSLLSREDFTNMHGNTKAALDYYISINSDSYVATYFGNMDKMVAAMRAFKGLYKTLFLSRRGFAELTSKGLRGKELMAALWKVHRDDFAMGRGSALPECFCEFKF
- the LOC108320475 gene encoding uncharacterized protein LOC108320475, producing the protein MILAVLFANAEGNILIERFHGVPAEERLHWRSFLVKLGADNLKGVKNEELLVACHKSVYIVYTVLGDVSIYVVGKDEYDELALSEVIFVITSAVKDVCGKPPSERLFLDKYGRICLCLDEIVWKGYLENTEKDRIKRLIRLKPPTEF
- the LOC108320679 gene encoding DEAD-box ATP-dependent RNA helicase 15, giving the protein MGELKDTEAYEEELLDYEEEDEKAPDSAKPAESGKKGYVGIHSSGFRDFLLKPELLRAIVDSGFEHPSEVQHECIPQAILGMDVICQAKSGMGKTAVFVLSTLQQVDPVPGQVAALVLCHTRELAYQICHEFERFSTYLPDIKAAVFYGGVNIKVHKELLKNECPHIVVGTPGRILALARDKDLGLKNVRHFILDECDKMLESLDMRRDVQEIFKLTPHDKQVMMFSATLSKEIRPVCKKFMQDPMEIYVDDEAKLTLHGLVQHYIKLQESEKNRKLNDLLDALDFNQVVIFVKSVSRAAELNKLLVECNFPSICIHSAMSQEERLKRYKGFKEGKQRILVATDLVGRGIDIERVNIVINYDMPDSADTYLHRVGRAGRFGTKGLAITFVSSTADSEVLNQVQSRFEVDIKELPEQIDTSTYMPN
- the LOC108320691 gene encoding O-fucosyltransferase 13 isoform X4, yielding MRRDFCDGVGIARLLNATLVLPKFEVASYWNETSGFADVYDVDYFIQHMNGFVKVVKELPPEVASKEPVHVDCSKRKGQFDYVESVLPSLLEHKYISITPAMSQRRDRYPLYAKSALCQACYKALRLSRALETKASELLDAIPKPFLSLHLRFEPDMVAYSQCEYRGLSPASMKAIEEAQVDRKPWTGDLTRIWRLRGKCPLTPNETALVLESLSIPPTTNIYLAAGDGLMEIEGLTETYGNIFTKSSLLSREDFTNMHGNTKAALDYYISINSDSYVATYFGNMDKMVAAMRAFKGLYKTLFLSRRGFAELTSKGLRGKELMAALWKVHRDDFAMGRGSALPECFCEFKF
- the LOC108320691 gene encoding O-fucosyltransferase 13 isoform X1 gives rise to the protein MFVFSVKPFFSILLVSLLVFFFLVLLSPRSLFSQNPISGLVLCSGEVVDIWNVRRLVEWRPCDWWLQGHLAALPLETNGYIRVDCYGGLNQMRRDFCDGVGIARLLNATLVLPKFEVASYWNETSGFADVYDVDYFIQHMNGFVKVVKELPPEVASKEPVHVDCSKRKGQFDYVESVLPSLLEHKYISITPAMSQRRDRYPLYAKSALCQACYKALRLSRALETKASELLDAIPKPFLSLHLRFEPDMVAYSQCEYRGLSPASMKAIEEAQVDRKPWTGDLTRIWRLRGKCPLTPNETALVLESLSIPPTTNIYLAAGDGLMEIEGLTETYGNIFTKSSLLSREDFTNMHGNTKAALDYYISINSDSYVATYFGNMDKMVAAMRAFKGLYKTLFLSRRGFAELTSKGLRGKELMAALWKVHRDDFAMGRGSALPECFCEFKF
- the LOC108320691 gene encoding O-fucosyltransferase 13 isoform X2, with protein sequence MFVFSVKPFFSILLVSLLVFFFLVLLSPRSLFSQNPISGGEVVDIWNVRRLVEWRPCDWWLQGHLAALPLETNGYIRVDCYGGLNQMRRDFCDGVGIARLLNATLVLPKFEVASYWNETSGFADVYDVDYFIQHMNGFVKVVKELPPEVASKEPVHVDCSKRKGQFDYVESVLPSLLEHKYISITPAMSQRRDRYPLYAKSALCQACYKALRLSRALETKASELLDAIPKPFLSLHLRFEPDMVAYSQCEYRGLSPASMKAIEEAQVDRKPWTGDLTRIWRLRGKCPLTPNETALVLESLSIPPTTNIYLAAGDGLMEIEGLTETYGNIFTKSSLLSREDFTNMHGNTKAALDYYISINSDSYVATYFGNMDKMVAAMRAFKGLYKTLFLSRRGFAELTSKGLRGKELMAALWKVHRDDFAMGRGSALPECFCEFKF